One Pyrus communis chromosome 4, drPyrComm1.1, whole genome shotgun sequence genomic region harbors:
- the LOC137731534 gene encoding protein PLANT CADMIUM RESISTANCE 2-like, which translates to MYSSKANVYEKYSSSDHLHQHVDAPATGIPVSSGSEPYFTTSHEDMSSQSGYSHMTHPPTHLRPRALVPWSTGLFDCFSDPKNCCITFWCPCITFGQIAEIVDKGSTSCGASGALYTLIACVTAFPCIYSCFYRSKMRQQYSLEESPCGDCLVHCFCEGCALCQEYRELKFRGFDMKLGWHGNIEERNHEVGMTPVAPVVEEGMSRDK; encoded by the exons ATGTACTCGTCAAAAGCAAACGTATACGAGAAGTACTCCTCCTCCGACCACCTCCACCAACATGTCGATGCACCGGCCACGGGCATCCCAGTCAGCTCCGGTAGTGAACCTTATTTTACTACTTCTCACGAAGACATGAGCTCCCAAAGTGGCTACAGCCACATGACCCACCCACCTACCCATCTCCGCCCTCGCGCCCTCGTTCCTTGGTCCACCGGCCTCTTCGACTGCTTCTCCGATCCAAAAAACT GTTGCATAACATTTTGGTGTCCATGCATCACTTTTGGCCAAATTGCAGAGATTGTCGATAAGGGTTCTACat CTTGTGGTGCTAGTGGAGCGCTTTACACACTGATTGCTTGTGTGACGGCTTTTCCATGTATCTATTCATGCTTCTACCGCTCCAAAATGAGACAGCAATACAGCCTGGAAGAGAGCCCTTGCGGTGACTGCTTGGTTCATTGCTTCTGTGAAGGCTGCGCCTTGTGCCAAGAGTACCGAGAGCTCAAGTTTCGCGGCTTCGACATGAAACTTG GATGGCATGGAAACATCGAGGAAAGGAACCATGAAGTTGGAATGACTCCGGTGGCTCcggtggtggaggaaggcatGAGTCGAGATAAATGA